From Aspergillus fumigatus Af293 chromosome 5, whole genome shotgun sequence, a single genomic window includes:
- a CDS encoding putative ER to Golgi transport protein (Sly41) — MTTTTVTGIGRRSSVRQPEIEPPAKAPNSQSVTSPLDQFPPFDEGLYQKTTESGEPKSNLTSKHEPSDHWQPRKAGYLPRDYTKGPIRPPKHKSRKSISEAIATIRTRNASVSANAHELAQALRAPVSYRLIALCLIWYTTSATTNTSSKSILNALPKPITLTIVQFAFVSIWCLLLAYLSAVFPWLKSSVPALRNGIRYPSRDVIVTALPLAIFQLAGHILSSMATSQIPVSLVHTIKGLSPLFTVLAYRVFFRIRYAKATYLSLVPLTLGVMLACSTGFSTNFFGILCALLAALVFVSQNIFSKKLFNEASRAESEPQASGRKKLDKLNLLCYCSGLAFILTLPIWFISEGYRLISDLMQDGVISLSEKDNSLDHGALFIEFVFNGISHFAQNILAFVLLSMISPVSYSVASLVKRVFVIVVAIVWFGSSTTSLQAFGIALTFVGLYLYDRNSHDDVADRRANADHFRTKETILPLSVQTKKTWDSNGYAFPPSRTGETHSMDNSAVLAANSKKEDDAFDHVRPRGSSTSRTWLPPGTKQESTWQPGDAQ, encoded by the exons ATGACTACGACCACGGTGACCGGCATTGGAAGGCGCTCATCCGTACGACAGCCAGAAATTGAACCGCCAGCAAAAGCACCCAACTCTCAGTCGGTAACGAGCCCGTTAGATCAATTTCCACCATTTGACGAAGGCCTCTACCAAAAGACAACAGAGTCGGGGGAGCCTAAGTCGAATCTCACATCAAAACATGAGCCAAGTGATCATTGGCAACCGCGAAAGGCAGGCTATCTGCCTCGAGACTATACCAAAGGACCAATCCGACCTCCGAAACACAAGTCGAGAAAAAGCATTAGCGAAGCAATTGCCACGATTAGAACACGCAACGCCAGCGTTAGTGCCAATGCTCACGAATTAGCTCAAGCGCTGCGAGCGCCGGTCTCATATCGATTAATA GCACTTTGCCTCATATGGTATACGACCTCTGCTACTACGAACACATCGTCCAAATCTATATTGAATGCTCTTCCCAAACCGATTACTCTCACGATCGTACAGTTTGCATTTGTTTCAATATGGTGTCTATTGTTGGCGTATCTGTCGGCGGTCTTCCCCTGGCTGAAGAGCAGTGTTCCAGCTCTCAGGAATGGCATACGCTACCCGTCTCGCGATGTTATTGTAacagccttgcccttggcaATTTTTCAATTGGCTGGACACATACTCAGCTCAATGGCTACTTCTCAGATACCAGTATCACTGGTTCACACCATCAAGGGTCTCTCGCCCCTTTTTACCGTTTTAGCATATCGAGTGTTCTTTCGCATTCGATATGCCAAAGCCACTTATTTATCTCTTGTTCCGTTGACCCTAGGTGTCATGCTCGCCTGTTCTACTGGGTTTTCGACAAATTTCTTTGGCATCCTTTGCGCATTACTAGCGGCGTTGGTATTCGTCTCTCAAAATATCTTTTCTAAAAAGCTCTTCAACGAAGCTTCCCGCGCAGAGTCGGAGCCTCAAGCAAGCGGTCGAAAGAAGTTGGATAAACTAAATCTCCTCTGTTATTGCTCGGGCCTCGCCTTCATCCTCACGTTGCCAATTTGGTTCATCAGCGAAGGTTATCGATTGATTTCAGATCTTATGCAAGATGGTGTCATCTCGTTATCAGAGAAAGACAACTCTTTGGATCACGGTGCGCTCTTCATTGAATTCGTATTCAATGGAATCTCACACTTTGCGCAAAACATTCTGGCGTTTGTTCTGCTATCAATGATATCCCCAGTGTCATATTCCGTTGCTTCTCTGGTCAAGAGagtcttcgtcatcgtcgttgCGATCGTATGGTTTGGCAGCTCCACAACTAGTTTACAAGCTTTCGGTATCGCACTCACCTTCGTTGGGCTGTATCTCTATGATCGCAATAGTCATGACGATGTGGCGGACCGAAGAGCAAACGCCGATCATTTTCGCACCAAAGAAACCATTCTTCCCTTAAGTGTTCAAACAAAGAAAACTTGGGATTCAAATGGCTATGCCTTTCCGCCTTCGAGAACCGGTGAAACTCACTCGATGGACAACTCTGCTGTTTTGGCAGCGAACTcgaagaaagaagacgacgCATTCGATCATGTTCGGCCGAGGGGAAGTAGCACGTCCAGGACTTGGCTACCACCTGGTACAAAACAAGAGTCAACTTGGCAACCAGGCGACGCTCAGTAG
- a CDS encoding putative NADH-ubiquinone oxidoreductase, subunit G, with translation MIAGNCRMCLVEVERAPKPVASCAWPVQPGMNVKTDSPLVHKAREGVMEFLLANHPLDCPICDQGGECDLQDQSMRYGADRGRFHEVGGKRAVEDKNIGPLVKTSMNRCIHCTRCVRFMNDVAGAPDLGTTGRGNDMQIGTYLEKNLDSELSGNIIDLCPVGALTSKPYAFRARPWELKHTESIDVHDAMGSNVRIDTRGMEVMRVLPRLNDDINEEWIDDKSRFACDGLKTQRLTTPLIRRDGKFVPATWEQALTEISSAQQKLQLKENEFKAVAGHLVDAESLVAMKDLANKLGSDNLALDQPRGDSPIAHGIDIRSNYLFNSKIYGIEEADVILLVATNPRHEAAVLNARIRKQYLRSDLQIGLVGEEFESTFEYEHLGSNISSLKAALSGKFGEKLASAKRPMIIVGSAAAEHQDAKSVFETVGSFVEKHRNNFNTPEWQGYNVLQRAASRAAAYEVGFTTPSSEVAQTKPKMIWLLGADEVSQSEIPSDAFVIYQGHHGDRGAQLADVVLPGAAYTEKSGTYINTEGRVQVTRAATSLPGAARDDWKIIRAASEFLNKPLPYDDIEALRDRMEEISPVMRRYDVVEPTSLSSLSKVQLVDQNKGVQPTNTPFKKVIEDFYFTNSIARSSPTMARCSAAKATGNPETNFMAAGEMSPQALYG, from the exons ATGATTGCGGGAAATT GTCGCATGTGTCTCGTTGAAGTTGAACGTGCTCCTAAACCAGTGGCATCCTGCGCTTGGCCTGTGCAGCCTGGCATGAATGTCAAAACAGACTCGCCGCTCGTGCATAAAGCGAGGGAGGGTGTTATGGAATTTCTACTGGCTAACCATCCTCTTGACTGTCCTATTTGCGACCAGGGAGGTGAATGCGATCTTCAGGACCAGTCAATGCGCTACGGAGCTGACCGCGGTCGGTTCCACGAGGTTGGTGGAAAGCGTGCTGTTGAAGATAAGAATATCGGACCTCTCGTCAAGACATCCATGAACCGGTGTATACACTGCACTCGCTGCGTTCGGTTCATGAACGATGTTGCTGGTGCCCCGGACCTCGGAACTACCGGTAGAGGTAACGATATGCAGATTGGGACTTACCTGGAGAAGAACCTCGACTCTGAGCTCTCCGGGAATATAATTGACCTTTGCCCGGTTGGTGCTCTAACATCGAAACCCTATGCTTTCCGTGCTCGTCCATGGGAACTGAAGCACACCGAGTCTATTGATGTTCACGATGCTATGGGCTCCAATGTCCGGATAGATACCAGAGGCATGGAAGTCATGCGAGTGCTTCCGAGACTGAATGACGACATCAATGAAGAATGGATCGACGATAAATCTCGGTTTGCATGTGACGGTTTGAAGACCCAGAGACTGACGACGCCATTGATTCGAAGAGACGGAAAATTTGTCCCCGCAACCTGGGAGCAAGCCTTAACTGAGATATCTAGCGCTCAGCAGAAACTGCAGCTGAAGGAGAATGAATTCAAGGCTGTCGCAGGGCATCTAGTCGATGCCGAGTCACTTGTGGCGATGAAAGACTTAGCCAACAAGCTTGGATCCGATAACCTAGCTCTGGATCAGCCGAGAGGAGACTCCCCCATTGCCCATGGAATTGACATACGCTCAAACTACCTCTTCAATTCCAAAATCTACGGAATTGAGGAAGCCGATGTCATCCTTCTGGTGGCTACGAATCCTCGCCATGAAGCAGCTGTTCTCAATGCGCGCATACGCAAGCAGTATCTTCGCTCAGACCTCCAAATTGGGTTGGTTGGAGAGGAGTTTGAAAGCACCTTTGAATACGAACACCTTGGCTCAAACATCTCTTCGTTGAAGGCCGCTTTGTCTGGAAAATTCGGGGAGAAACTTGCTTCTGCTAAGCGGCCGATGATCATTGTCGGAAGCGCCGCAGCTGAACATCAGGATGCGAAATCCGTCTTCGAAACTGTTGGCAGCTTCGTTGAAAAACATCGAAACAACTTCAACACCCCTGAATGGCAAGGCTACAACGTTCTTCAACGTGCTGCATCCCGTGCCGCTGCCTATGAAGTTGGTTTCACTACGCCATCTTCAGAAGTAGCGCAGACCAAACCGAAAATGATCTGGCTCTTAGGAGCAGATGAAGTTAGTCAAAGCGAAATTCCGAGCGATGCGTTTGTCATTTATCAGGGTCATCACGGTGATCGTGGTGCTCAGTTGGCCGACGTTGTTCTCCCCGGTGCAGCATATACGGAGAAGTCGGGCACATATATTAACACTGAAGGACGTGTCCAGGTTACTCGAGCGGCCACCTCCTTGCCTGGTGCCGCACGTGACGACTGGAAGATTATCCGTGCTGCCAGTGAATTCCTCAACAAGCCGCTTCCCTACGACGACATTGAGGCACTCCGCGATCGCATGGAGGAGATAAGTCCTGTCATGCGCCGGTACGATGTCGTTGAGCCAACTTCCCTGAGCTCACTGAGCAAAGTACAACTGGTTGACCAGAACAAGGGCGTTCAGCCAACTAATACACCTTTCAAGAAGGTTATCGAGGACTTCTATTTTACTAATTCCATTGCTCGGAG TTCCCCGACCATGGCCCGCTGTTCAGCAGCTAAGGCCACTGGAAATCCAGAGACAAACTTTATGGCTGCTGGTGAAATGTCTCCCCAGGCTCTGTACGGCTAG
- a CDS encoding putative cytokinesis regulator (Byr4), protein MESSTCQVPHGDEETIECWDDDGDLHCYEDIHIRTASTATSVTNVSTRRSGHRDSISSRRSTRSDLDSNAAEDEDLQVQLPDDDEDLSEDAIASAKNAGIPLPVNVPKSALIGGTIKRLGRRKPRKNFIDDWSDDVELPGPDAALELKKFKDTVFPETLRQLSSATNSPVKRSPSPLWEDDLSTRLQSALTNLSQFTDDSNHSLADIDKVPTIKVAKPRSPKSTKSITEHNVTKIDALVENVEDDFELPADDFPLHLSLRKDGTEATSTAADDFDLDWSEGSIGIRFGGTKRDHRSIPSSAVSVVSPSASSCRTGESEDEGLDGLVIPEGPLDLESMLKKRQSTCSTDKPRFSPSGQAEYELTSSDDFFAGLEIESGDAFDLKKLSLNPNVKYKVERPSSPARRSTTSITFTNTAVSPRSRIPRLFGHDRHSTHLETVSESGAPLSKFPGLRSWARGHVNHASISSLPSRPISTSPTPSTPARRSVTSRSPKTPLSSDRATSGTQPLRNKRSMPTIRSVPQSAHLSYSQGSLSREDESARSSISHVRARMPGECAENDSRFLSRKGQTPFIPAGASETQSHHVNVKGPRHFRRTNSDGSSEIFSSRVPVSRYSRSGRHSISNSVTDESQCKNLITAAKQTITRPTRRRNFGDGTELELFDDLPTSSLAESKFIKHPIGRGVPRSLRSRLGHNQTRPSRTEVLKPPSTSSTVPTSCDLTPRFARDTNASRNAREQRIASKAFSLKSRESNPLGPLSSNSKNPNIARAPSNPATLGRKTRGVTASGGKPFLIKSIGKGSQEPKCVNGMQYNPDSFQWEGNETSVIGFDSLRSPKSPKPAPALITNVSAMQNVQVVGGMVFDPRRMCWLKLASSQPGAQGMVAVQVEDDVFAGLDDLEEKSQRKPPGGPGSGSYDVVERTVSGDEPSCGDSSDEWPMTEEFDVGPEFVRRQRVEEEKWRRKVEKWVHSERDRHGNCWRWAIRDIVGVNGSHQTQEVRRM, encoded by the exons ATGGAGTCATCGACCTGTCAGGTCCCACATGGGGACGAAGAGACGATCGAGTGCTGGGACGACGACGGGGATCTACACTGTTACGAAGACATCCATATCCGTACGGCGTCAACTGCTACATCCGTAACGAATGTATCCACTCGTCGGTCAGGTCATCGAGACTCTATATCATCCCGTCGGTCTACTCGCTCTGATCTGGACTCAAACgcggcagaagatgaggattTGCAGGTTCAACTTCcggatgacgacgaagattTGAGCGAAGACGCCATTGCATCTGCCAAGAATGCAGGGATTCCCTTGCCAGTCAACGTTCCCAAATCGGCTCTCATTGGGGGAACGATCAAGCGACTTGGGCGAAGAAAACCGAGGAAGAACTTTATAGACGATTGGTCTGACGATGTTGAGCTTCCAGGTCCTGATGCTGCGCTTGAGCTCAAAAAGTTTAAGGACACGGTTTTTCCGGAGACCCTCAGGCAGCTCAGTTCAGCCACAAACAGTCCGGTGAAaagatctccttctcctttaTGGGAAGATGATCTTTCGACGCGATTGCAGTCAGCCCTGACAAATCTAAGTCAATTTACGGATGATAGCAATCACAGCTTGGCGGATATTGACAAGGTCCCTACCATCAAAGTTGCGAAACCTCGATCACCAAAATCGACCAAATCAATTACCGAGCACAACGTAACAAAGATCGATGCGCTGGTCGAAAATGTTGAGGACGACTTCGAATTACCAGCAGatgattttcctcttcatctttctcttcgcaAAGACGGTACGGAGGCCACTAGCACTGCTGCAGACGATTTCGACCTGGATTGGTCCGAAGGTAGTATAGGGATTCGTTTCGGTGGCACAAAGAGAGACCACCGTTCGATTCCAAGCTCTGCAGTCTCGGTTGTTAGTCCTAGTGCCTCCAGTTGCCGGACAGgcgagagcgaggatgaaggGCTTGATGGACTTGTAATTCCAGAGGGTCCTCTGGATCTGGAATCAATGTTGAAGAAACGCCAGAGTACCTGCTCTACTGATAAGCCACGCTTCTCGCCATCAGGCCAGGCCGAATATGAGCTGACTAGCTCGGATGATTTTTTTGCGGGTCTCGAAATTGAAAGCGGCGATGCTTTCGATTTGAAGAAGCTTTCCCTCAACCCAAACGTAAAATACAAGGTTGAGCGTCCCAGCAGTCCGGCGCGCCGCTCAACAACCTCCATCACATTCACAAATACTGCGGTCTCTCCCAGGTCTCGGATTCCGCGCCTCTTTGGTCATGACCGTCATTCAACACATCTCGAGACCGTTTCAGAAAGTGGAGCTCCGCTGTCAAAATTTCCGGGCTTACGATCTTGGGCGAGGGGCCATGTAAACCATGCCTCCATCTCTAGCCTGCCTTCAAGACCAATATCGACATCTCCAACGCCTTCGACACCAGCCCGGCGATCTGTGACGTCTCGATCTCCCAAAACCCCATTGAGCAGCGACCGCGCCACTAGCGGCACACAACCCCTCAGGAACAAACGATCCATGCCGACTATTCGAAGTGTACCGCAATCTGCACACTTGTCATACTCACAGGGTTCTCTTTCTCGTGAAGATGAATCAGCCCGCTCGTCCATTTCTCACGTTCGAGCAAGGATGCCAGGGGAATGCGCAGAAAATGACTCAAGATTTTTGAGTCGCAAGGGCCAAACGCCATTTATTCCAGCTGGGGCTTCCGAAACTCAATCTCATCACGTCAATGTAAAGGGTCCTCGACACTTTCGTCGGACAAATTCCGATGGTTCTAGCGAAATATTTAGTTCACGAGTCCCTGTATCTCGATACTCTCGATCAGGCCGACATTCGATTTCGAACAGCGTTACTGATGAATCTCAGTGTAAAAATTTGATTACAGCTGCGAAGCAGACTATCACTAGACCTACGCGGAGGCGTAATTTCGGCGATGGGACTGAGCTGGAATTATTTGATGATCTCCCTACGTCCTCCCTTGCAGAGAGCAAGTTCATCAAGCACCCAATTGGACGTGGTGTCCCGAGGTCCCTCCGCAGCAGACTCGGTCATAATCAGACTCGTCCCTCACGAACAGAAGTTCTGAAACCGCCGTCGACTTCAAGTACTGTCCCTACATCATGCGACCTTACTCCTCGGTTTGCGCGGGATACAAACGCCTCAAGAAATGCAAGGGAACAACGTATCGCTTCGAAGGCATTTAGCCTGAAAAGTCGTGAGAGCAATCCACTTGGCCCTCTCAGCTCAAACTCGAAAAATCCTAACATCGCTCGTGCTCCTTCGAACCCGGCGACGCTTGGCAGAAAAACTAGAGGTGTCACAGCATCCGGTGGTAAGCCCTTCCTGATCAAGTCAATAGGGAAGGGCTCCCAGGAACCGAAGT GTGTGAACGGAATGCAATACAATCCGGACTCTTTCCAATGGGAGGGAAACGAGACTTCCGTTATTGGGTTTGATTCTCTAAGATCGCCAAAGTCCCCCAAACCGGCACCTGCGTTGATCACCAATGTGAGTGCGATGCAGAATGTGCAGGTCGTTGGTGGGATGGTTTTCGATCCACGACGCATGTGCTGGTTGAAGCTGGCGTCATCTCAGCCGGGCGCACAGGGGATGGTGGCAGTGCAGGTTGAAGACGATGTCTTCGCCGGACTTGATGACCTCGAGGAAAAAAGTCAGAGAAAGCCTCCAGGTGGCCCAGGTTCTGGTAGTTACGATGTCGTCGAACGTACTGTGAGTGGTGATGAGCCGAGTTGCGGCGACTCCTCAGACGAGTGGCCCATGACAGAGGAGTTTGATGTTGGCCCAGAATTCGTGAGACGCCAACgtgtcgaggaagagaagtGGAGGCGAAAGGTTGAAAAATGGGTTCATTCCGAACGTGATAGACATGGAAACTGTTGGAGGTGGGCTATCCGAGATATAGTTGGTGTGAATGGTTCTCATCAAACTCAAGAAGTCCGCCGCATGTGA
- a CDS encoding U2 snRNP complex subunit CUS1 translates to MKQSKNQLRRARKKALKTKAVEKYNDASDQGSETRSPRLVGHPDAAHSSPWELDPDADDALWEMYKDIARKFEDNEDEVRPLVQPEKPEVYFDEDDEIPDEDNKGPKLSKKKRKELTKLSVAELKAMVRKPEIVEWTDTSAPDPKLLVHIKAHRNVVPVPVHWSLKREYLSSKRGVEKPPFALPKFIQETGISEMRDAALEKQEQATLKQKQRERVQPKMGRLDIDYQKLYEAFFRFQTKPELTRYGEVYYEGKEYETNLRHLRPGELSAELKEALNMPPGAPPPWLINQQRYGPPPSYPALKIPGLNAPPPPGAMWGYHPGGYGKPPVDEHNRPLYGGDIFGVLQPQQTVQQGEPVERDLWGELQESEPSDDESEENEDEPEDDVDTETGVQTPSGLETPGGIVSSVPSEFIGAENVTGEFDVRKSYRGTQTEEHVGRRSAFQVIPEKQAHVQGFFGADRVYDLKAPPEGLPVLGAEDPNRKRKKPGDVDVSVDPDALQASDGMSKENLRSLYESHKHQETNPNWDFQEDLSDMIAYESRKRLKKEEDRRTKQ, encoded by the exons ATGAAACAGAGCAAGAATCAACTGAGAAGGGCCAGGAAAAAGGCCTTAAAGACGAAG GCGGTTGAGAAATATAATGATGCTTCCGATCAAGGGTCCGAAACGCGGAGCCCGCGTTTAGTTGGCCATCCCGATGCTGCCCATAGCTCTCCCTGGGAGTTGGACCCAGACGCCGACGATGCGCTATGGGAGATGTACAAGGATATTGCCAGAAAGTTTGAAGataatgaggatgaagtAAGACCATTGGTACAGCCTGAGAAACCGGAGGTCTATtttgatgaagacgatgaaaTCCCCGATGAAGACAACAAGGGACCGAAATTAtcaaaaaagaagagaaaagaattGACGAAGCTTTCTGTCGCAGAACTTAAGGCAATGGTTCGAAAACCGGAAATCGTCGAATGGACAGACACGTCAGCCCCTGACCCAAAGCTTCTCGTCCATATCAAGGCTCACAGAAATGTTGTTCCTGTGCCTGTTCACTGGTCTTTAAAAAGAGAGTATCTGTCTTCAAAACGAGGGGTTGAAAAACCGCCTTTTGCCCTGCCAAAATTCATACAGGAGACGGGTATCTCAGAAATGCGAGATGCTGCTTTGGAGAAACAAGAACAAGCAACCCTGAAACAAAAGCAACGCGAAAGGGTCCAACCCAAAATGGGAAGACTGGATATAGATTATCAGAAACTTTATGAGGCCTTTTTCCGCTTCCAGACGAAACCGGAATTGACTCGTTACGGTGAGGTTTACTATGAGGGCAAAGAATATGAGACCAACCTTAGACACTTACGCCCTGGTGAGCTCAGCGCTGAGCTAAAAGAAGCTCTCAATATGCCGCCCGGTGCACCTCCGCCCTGGTTGATAAACCAACAACGATATGGACCACCGCCGTCGTATCCGGCTCTGAAAATTCCAGGTCTCaatgctcctcctcctccaggtGCCATGTGGGGCTATCATCCTGGCGGGTATGGCAAACCGCCTGTGGATGAACATAACCGGCCACTTTACGGTGGCGACATATTTGGTGTGCTACAACCACAGCAAACTGTTCAACAAGGAGAGCCTGTTGAAAGAGATCTATGGGGCGAGTTGCAAGAATCTGAACCGTCGGATGATGAAAGcgaggagaacgaggatGAACCTGAGGACGATGTGGATACTGAGACAGGCGTGCAGACTCCCAGCGGATTAGAGACACCTGGCGGTATAGTCTCAAGCGTTCCATCTGAGTTTATTGGTGCGGAGAACGTTACAGGCGAGTTTGACGTGCGCAAGAGTTATCGAGGTACCCAGACAGAGGAACATGTGGGGCGTCGAAGTGCTTTTCAGGTCATCCCAGAGAAACAGGCCCATGTACAGGGTTTCTTTGGGGCCGACAGAGTGTACGATCTCAAGGCACCTCCTGAGGGCTTGCCAGTGCTCGGTGCTGAGGACCCAAATCGAAAACGGAAGAAGCCTGGTGATGTTGACGTGTCCGTTGATCCAGACGCATTACAAGCGAGCGATGGGATGAGTAAAGAAAACCTACGAAGTCTTTACGAGTCGCATAAGCATCAAGAGACCAATCCCAACTGGGATTTCCAAGAAGACTTGAGTGATATGATCGCTTATGAGAGTcggaagagattgaagaaggaagaggatcGACGAACGAAGCAGTGA
- a CDS encoding mitochondrial 37S ribosomal protein mS33, which produces MALLLRYLADDLETQCRIFSLNFNPQRLRLGNKVLRQRLRGPALAAWYPRKTVSFRDLQDAYRPLGLTVFDEYEDDREEAIQMYVIIHTKDKTLIADYASAKLRGKGRPKKKRTAAESRSAKKKK; this is translated from the exons ATGGCCCTATTATTGCGCTACCTTGCTGATGATCTCGAGACTCAATGTCGTATATTCTCACTCAATTTTAATCCTCAGAGGCTGCGACTGGGCAATAAAGTTCTACGACAGCGACTGCGAGGACCTGCACTAGCGGCATGGTATCCCAGAAAGACTGTTTCATTCCGTGACTTGCAAGATGCCTACCGTCCACTTGGCTTGACCGTCTTCGACGAGTATGAGGACGATCGGGAAGAGGCCATTCAAATGTATGTCATAATACACACTAAGGACAAAACCTTGATCGCTGACTACGCTAGTGCAAAATtgaggggaaagggaaggccgaagaaaaagcgaACTGCAGCTG AATCACGatcggcgaagaagaagaaatag
- a CDS encoding ribonuclease III: MVLKRKSVFDPPVDGSSRKTKSRAASKDPSQEADQSSLACCIGRDAQEAPFDGERSLTRDRRSRLRLLKSLTQELVDSIDLLRDHAGHDVTDAIIELDKAFRCAKAPLSPISRPDNNSVEFARTQENGNSLSLPELPPILDSSLELAVFTHPGLSKDSKLTYDRLEILGDAYIELIATRFIWGRYEGFSSGQISQIRELLVKNETLSEFATLYGLDNRASVPRDLLSQPRRWTKTKGDIFESYVAAVILSRPSDGYHVAERWLTQLWLPRLTDAVIPRTALDAKETLAKRIMGKGVKLKYVDERSPAQSRGGMQTFYVGVYLTGWGWQNKHLGSGHGPSKAVAGDAAARQALLNEPLISSISQKKKNHESTKT; the protein is encoded by the coding sequence ATGGTtttgaaaagaaaatctgTTTTTGATCCACCTGTGGacggcagcagcagaaaGACGAAGTCTCGTGCTGCCTCGAAGGACCCATCGCAGGAAGCTGATCAATCTTCACTGGCCTGCTGTATTGGGAGAGATGCTCAAGAGGCGCCTTTTGATGGCGAACGCTCATTGACTCGGGATCGGCGTTCTCGCCTACGCCTTCTGAAATCTTTGACTCAAGAGCTTGTAGACTCTATTGATCTTCTAAGAGATCATGCCGGGCATGACGTTACGGATGCTATTATCGAGTTGGACAAGGCTTTCCGCTGTGCAAAGGCTCCTCTGTCGCCCATCAGCCGTCCAGACAATAATTCAGTTGAATTCGCCCGTACGCAAGAAAATGGGAATTCCCTCAGCCTACCTGAATTACCTCCTATTCTGGACAGTTCACTGGAATTGGCGGTCTTTACACATCCTGGCTTGAGCAAGGATTCGAAGTTGACTTATGATCGCCTTGAGATACTTGGAGATGCTTATATAGAGCTGATCGCTACGAGGTTCATTTGGGGCAGGTATGAGGGTTTTTCTTCTGGTCAGATTTCGCAAATAAGGGAGCTACTGGTTAAGAATGAGACTTTGTCGGAGTTTGCGACATTATACGGGCTCGACAACAGAGCGTCAGTGCCACGGGACTTGCTTAGCCAGCCCAGGCGATGGACCAAGACTAAAGGTGACATCTTCGAGTCTTATGTGGCTGCAGTTATTTTGTCTCGTCCGAGTGATGGTTACCACGTTGCTGAACGATGGTTGACACAGCTATGGCTTCCAAGGCTCACAGATGCTGTGATACCGCGGACTGCTTTGGATGCAAAGGAGACCCTTGCAAAGAGAATTATGGGTAAAGGAGTTAAGCTCAAATATGTTGATGAGCGTTCACCTGCACAGTCGAGAGGTGGGATGCAGACTTTCTATGTGGGTGTTTACCTTACTGGTTGGGGCTGGCAAAACAAGCATTTGGGTTCTGGTCATGGACCTAGTAAAGCAGTTGCAGGGGATGCAGCAGCACGGCAAGCCCTGTTGAATGAGCCTCTTATAAGTAGTATTTctcagaaaaagaaaaaccaTGAGTCAACAAAGACATAA